A single Flavobacterium sp. 1 DNA region contains:
- a CDS encoding TolC family protein, with protein sequence MKNYITKIVMIAILITTIISCTVSKDIETPKDAFPENFRNASVSKDTASIGDLEWKNFFTEKDIIQLIDSAVVRNNDLQIATKNIEIAQYRFTQSKWGNVPQANLFVNASTSNPSDNSFTGMNLNQALGQKHIEDYSTGVSLSWEADIWGKIRSQKKGAFASYLQSEEVKKALQTTVVANVSNGYYNLLMLDAQLEIAKKNVQLIDSTTTIIKLKFDAGQVTSLAIQQSEAQKLNAAQLVPLLEQNIAIQENALSVLTGSFPNSKKRNIALSAVEVKNNASIGIPSSIVSRRPDVKSAELALKTANANVGITKADLYPALRITAQGGLNSFETSNWFNIPASLFGTVAGGLTQPLLNNKKLKTQYNIAVAEREKAVLNFRQSVLVAVSEVSDALVKVEKLQQQESFLQERVKTLQLAIKNAKMLFKNGMAEYLEVLSAQANLLQSELELANIKREQLSANTELYRALGGGWR encoded by the coding sequence ATGAAAAATTATATAACCAAAATCGTGATGATCGCCATTTTGATCACCACAATAATATCCTGTACTGTTTCTAAGGATATTGAAACACCAAAAGATGCATTTCCTGAGAATTTCAGGAATGCATCGGTTTCAAAAGATACTGCAAGCATCGGTGATTTGGAGTGGAAAAATTTCTTTACAGAAAAAGATATTATTCAGCTGATTGACAGCGCTGTGGTCAGAAATAACGATTTGCAGATCGCTACTAAAAACATTGAAATTGCGCAATACAGATTCACACAATCCAAATGGGGAAATGTACCGCAAGCTAATTTATTTGTGAATGCCAGTACGAGCAATCCGTCAGACAATAGTTTTACCGGAATGAACCTGAATCAGGCTTTAGGCCAAAAACATATTGAAGATTATTCAACAGGAGTTTCACTTTCCTGGGAAGCTGATATCTGGGGTAAAATCAGAAGCCAGAAAAAAGGAGCTTTCGCTAGTTATCTTCAATCGGAAGAAGTGAAAAAAGCATTGCAGACGACTGTTGTGGCGAATGTTTCAAATGGCTATTACAATCTTTTGATGCTGGACGCTCAATTAGAAATCGCCAAGAAAAACGTGCAGTTAATTGACAGTACCACCACTATCATCAAATTGAAATTTGATGCCGGACAGGTAACTTCATTAGCAATTCAGCAATCGGAGGCGCAGAAATTAAATGCGGCTCAGTTGGTTCCTTTATTGGAACAAAACATTGCAATTCAGGAGAATGCTTTGAGCGTATTAACGGGTTCATTCCCAAATTCGAAAAAAAGAAACATTGCTCTTAGTGCAGTTGAAGTGAAAAATAATGCTTCAATTGGAATTCCTTCTTCAATAGTAAGCAGAAGACCTGATGTGAAAAGCGCTGAATTGGCTCTGAAAACTGCGAATGCAAATGTTGGAATTACAAAAGCCGATTTGTATCCTGCATTAAGAATAACAGCTCAAGGCGGTTTAAATTCGTTTGAAACAAGCAATTGGTTCAATATTCCTGCTTCCTTATTCGGAACTGTTGCGGGAGGTTTAACACAGCCTTTATTGAATAATAAAAAGCTAAAAACGCAATACAATATTGCTGTAGCCGAAAGAGAAAAAGCAGTTTTAAATTTCAGACAATCGGTTTTAGTAGCAGTTAGTGAAGTATCTGATGCATTGGTAAAAGTAGAAAAACTGCAGCAACAAGAATCGTTTTTACAGGAACGTGTAAAGACTTTGCAACTAGCCATTAAAAATGCTAAAATGCTATTCAAAAACGGAATGGCAGAGTATTTGGAAGTGCTGTCTGCACAGGCCAATTTACTGCAAAGCGAATTAGAACTGGCCAACATAAAAAGAGAACAACTTTCTGCCAATACCGAATTATATCGTGCATTGGGCGGAGGCTGGAGATAA
- a CDS encoding NADH:flavin oxidoreductase gives MSTTNLFTPFHLKTLNLKNRIVMAPMTRSFSPNGIPTDEVASYYQKRAEGEVGLILSEGTVIDRPSSSNDANVPHFYGDEALKGWKKVIDEVHTGGGQMGPQIWHMGIMANHHSGWVPPVPFEGPSGLYKSDFNNGNTMSEKAIEDTIIAFGKAAADAKRLGFDTIEIHGAHGYLIDQFFNPETNLRTDIYGGKTLKERSRFAIEVVKEIRKQVGNDFAVIMRFSQFKPSDYNYKLAKTPQELDAWLTPLVDAGVDILHCSQRRFWEPEFEKSDLNFAGWAKKVTGTPTITVGSVGLSGDFFGAFAGESSEPASLDELTRRFDRGDFDLVAVGRPLLSDPNWTAKIKSGKTDQLVGFSKEALSELILE, from the coding sequence ATGAGTACAACTAATTTATTTACGCCTTTCCACCTTAAGACGCTAAATCTTAAAAATAGAATTGTAATGGCGCCTATGACGCGTTCCTTTTCTCCAAACGGAATTCCTACTGATGAAGTAGCTTCTTACTATCAAAAAAGAGCCGAAGGTGAAGTTGGCTTAATATTATCTGAAGGGACTGTTATAGACAGGCCTTCATCATCCAATGATGCCAATGTTCCTCACTTTTATGGCGATGAAGCACTAAAAGGGTGGAAAAAAGTAATCGATGAAGTTCATACTGGCGGAGGTCAAATGGGACCGCAAATCTGGCACATGGGAATTATGGCTAATCATCATTCGGGCTGGGTTCCTCCAGTTCCTTTTGAAGGCCCATCTGGATTATACAAATCTGATTTCAATAACGGTAATACAATGTCTGAAAAAGCTATTGAAGACACTATTATTGCTTTCGGAAAAGCAGCTGCTGACGCTAAAAGATTAGGTTTTGATACTATCGAAATTCACGGTGCGCACGGTTATTTAATTGACCAGTTCTTTAATCCTGAAACCAATTTACGCACGGATATTTATGGCGGAAAAACATTGAAGGAACGCAGTCGTTTTGCAATTGAAGTAGTGAAAGAAATCAGAAAACAAGTAGGAAACGATTTTGCTGTGATTATGCGTTTCTCTCAATTCAAACCTTCTGATTACAATTATAAACTAGCGAAAACACCTCAGGAATTAGATGCCTGGCTTACGCCTCTTGTGGATGCCGGAGTTGATATTCTGCATTGTTCACAGCGCCGTTTCTGGGAACCCGAATTTGAAAAATCGGATTTAAATTTTGCGGGATGGGCAAAAAAAGTAACTGGAACTCCGACCATTACCGTTGGTTCTGTTGGACTTTCTGGTGATTTCTTTGGTGCTTTTGCCGGCGAAAGTTCAGAGCCTGCCTCTTTGGATGAACTGACAAGACGTTTCGATAGAGGCGATTTTGATTTAGTTGCCGTCGGAAGACCTTTACTTTCTGACCCAAATTGGACTGCAAAAATAAAATCCGGAAAAACTGATCAGCTTGTAGGATTCAGTAAAGAAGCTTTGAGTGAATTGATTTTAGAATAA
- a CDS encoding LTA synthase family protein, producing MKKIQFSKPLINFLLIGLIILTVSRFVLFLLFRSRITETPNYGYIFPIGLRMDLIVLCYLLFLPLALIALVPDSFLKKIQSFLTVYFILFLTLILFMELSTLDFIKEYDTRPNKLFIDYLIYPKEVVGTLLKSYLLSIFVTVIILSGFVYTLIRYRKQLFEIKMTSYKTKLLFFPLVAFFVFFGARSSLTSKRPINASNAIFSTDHLTNSLGLNSFYTVTFALYSMKNESNPEKMYGKMDYSEAISRVKKYMDVKPNAFSDDSIPLLHIQKTDSIIKRPYNIVIILEESLGAEYVGSLGGLPLTPEFDKLTKEGTLFTNLYSTGTRSVRGIEAVVTGFLPSPSESVVKLNNSQTNFYTIASLLKQKGYDTSFIYGGMANFDNMGSFFSGNGFDKIIDEDDFDSKKSAFHGTWGWSDEDVMAKANTYFKNLGSKPFVSLVFSSSNHEPFEFPDGRISLYSKEKNSVDNAMKYADYSIGQFFKQAKKEAYYKNTIFLVIADHNTRTYGKHLVPINKFHIPALIIGPGVAKGGKYNKLCSQIDIQPTVLGKIGMDIETPMAGRNLFDLPDSFQGRAMMQFNDINAFRVGNEVVIMQPNKDPLQFHVQNDTIFTPQKLNENLAKDALAHVICPFYLYNQQKYKVKK from the coding sequence AAAAAATTCAGTTCTCAAAACCTCTTATTAATTTTCTTTTAATTGGTTTAATAATTCTTACTGTCAGCCGTTTTGTACTGTTTTTACTTTTTAGAAGCCGTATTACTGAAACCCCAAATTACGGTTATATTTTTCCCATCGGATTACGGATGGATCTGATAGTTTTGTGCTACCTTCTTTTTTTGCCGTTGGCTTTAATTGCTTTGGTACCCGATTCTTTTTTGAAGAAAATTCAAAGCTTTTTGACCGTATATTTCATTTTATTTTTGACGCTGATTCTGTTTATGGAGCTATCAACGCTCGATTTTATTAAAGAGTATGATACCAGACCCAATAAACTGTTTATAGATTATCTGATTTATCCAAAAGAGGTTGTAGGGACTTTACTGAAAAGCTATCTTTTGTCCATTTTCGTAACTGTGATTATTTTATCGGGATTTGTATATACGCTGATCCGCTACAGAAAACAGCTTTTTGAAATTAAAATGACCAGTTATAAAACGAAGTTATTATTCTTTCCTTTGGTTGCTTTTTTTGTTTTTTTCGGTGCAAGGTCTAGCCTGACTTCAAAAAGGCCAATTAATGCCAGTAATGCAATTTTTTCTACAGATCATCTTACCAATTCGCTTGGGCTTAATTCGTTTTATACTGTAACATTTGCATTGTATTCAATGAAAAATGAGAGCAACCCAGAGAAAATGTACGGGAAAATGGATTATAGCGAAGCCATTTCGAGGGTGAAAAAATATATGGATGTAAAACCAAATGCTTTCTCAGACGATTCTATTCCGTTACTGCATATTCAAAAAACGGACAGCATTATCAAAAGACCTTATAATATTGTGATTATTCTGGAAGAAAGTCTGGGAGCTGAATATGTGGGCTCGCTTGGCGGACTGCCATTGACTCCCGAATTTGATAAACTGACGAAAGAAGGAACTTTATTTACTAATTTATATTCCACTGGAACTCGAAGCGTGCGCGGTATCGAGGCTGTTGTTACCGGTTTTCTGCCGTCTCCGTCAGAAAGTGTGGTAAAACTGAATAATTCGCAAACCAATTTCTACACCATAGCATCGCTATTGAAGCAAAAAGGATATGACACCAGTTTCATTTATGGCGGCATGGCCAATTTTGATAATATGGGATCTTTTTTTAGCGGAAATGGTTTTGACAAAATTATTGATGAGGATGACTTTGATTCTAAGAAATCTGCTTTTCACGGCACTTGGGGCTGGTCTGACGAAGATGTAATGGCAAAAGCGAATACTTATTTTAAAAATCTTGGCAGCAAACCTTTTGTTTCATTGGTGTTTTCTTCTTCTAATCACGAGCCTTTTGAATTCCCTGACGGAAGAATTTCCCTTTATAGTAAGGAAAAGAATTCAGTTGACAATGCTATGAAATATGCGGATTATTCGATTGGCCAGTTTTTTAAGCAAGCCAAAAAAGAAGCCTATTATAAAAACACCATTTTTCTTGTAATTGCCGATCATAATACAAGAACTTATGGAAAACACCTTGTGCCAATAAACAAATTTCATATCCCGGCACTGATTATTGGACCGGGTGTTGCAAAAGGAGGAAAATACAATAAACTGTGCAGTCAGATTGATATACAGCCTACTGTGCTGGGCAAAATCGGAATGGATATTGAAACGCCAATGGCAGGAAGAAATTTGTTTGATTTACCTGATTCGTTTCAGGGGCGTGCAATGATGCAGTTTAATGATATCAACGCTTTCCGTGTGGGAAATGAAGTGGTTATTATGCAACCTAATAAGGATCCTTTGCAGTTTCATGTTCAAAATGACACTATTTTTACTCCTCAAAAACTTAATGAAAATTTAGCCAAAGATGCCCTTGCTCATGTAATTTGCCCTTTCTATTTATACAATCAGCAAAAATATAAGGTAAAAAAATAA
- a CDS encoding DoxX family protein, whose amino-acid sequence MKNKIIFVLSLLFGLMFINAGLNKFFYYMPMPENLPEKMQKAMNAFTEIGWIMPLVGAVEVLGGVLIILPRFRALGALIILPVMVGIVLTNIVQDTSGLPFALVLSAILISIMHQNKEKYLPLLK is encoded by the coding sequence ATGAAAAATAAAATCATATTCGTTTTAAGCCTTTTATTTGGTTTGATGTTTATCAACGCAGGCCTGAACAAGTTTTTTTATTATATGCCAATGCCTGAAAATCTGCCCGAAAAAATGCAGAAAGCGATGAACGCTTTTACCGAAATTGGCTGGATCATGCCACTTGTAGGTGCAGTCGAGGTTTTGGGCGGTGTATTAATAATCCTGCCAAGATTTAGAGCATTAGGAGCTTTAATCATTTTGCCTGTTATGGTTGGAATTGTCTTGACAAATATTGTGCAGGATACCAGCGGATTGCCTTTTGCTTTAGTTTTAAGCGCCATTTTGATTTCGATAATGCATCAGAATAAAGAAAAGTACTTGCCGTTGCTTAAATAA
- a CDS encoding Thivi_2564 family membrane protein, producing MPLVTVLLVLIVIGVLLWLVNTYIPMDSKIKNIFNIVVVIFVIIWLLKVFGIFDNLMSVHV from the coding sequence ATGCCGTTAGTTACCGTATTGCTAGTATTAATTGTTATAGGCGTCCTTCTTTGGCTTGTTAACACCTATATCCCTATGGATTCTAAAATCAAAAATATCTTTAACATCGTTGTTGTAATCTTTGTAATTATCTGGCTGCTCAAAGTATTCGGGATTTTTGATAATCTGATGAGTGTACATGTGTAA
- a CDS encoding helix-turn-helix transcriptional regulator — MRRDIFQAIADPTRRSIITLIALQAMTPNAIAEHFDTTRQAVSKHLKILAECELVKQEQQGREIYYSLEIDKMKEIDKWLEQFKKIWETRFSQLDDLLLTIKNTKK, encoded by the coding sequence ATGAGAAGAGATATATTTCAGGCGATAGCAGATCCAACAAGAAGATCCATTATTACGCTCATTGCTTTGCAGGCTATGACGCCTAATGCCATTGCAGAACATTTTGACACCACACGACAGGCAGTTTCAAAACATTTGAAAATATTGGCAGAATGTGAGTTAGTGAAGCAAGAACAGCAGGGACGGGAAATTTATTACAGTCTTGAAATTGACAAAATGAAAGAAATTGACAAATGGCTGGAGCAGTTCAAAAAGATTTGGGAAACCCGTTTTAGCCAATTGGATGATTTATTATTAACAATTAAAAATACAAAAAAATGA
- a CDS encoding DUF6526 family protein, which produces MKKQSFKNHIRYYTPHHFIYYPIIMTLLVFSVCFIFTSQDQLIWSFISAVFIVLFFLAFIMRQHYALILQNRIVRLELRYRYFSLTGKRLENFEHRLKDEQLYALRFAPDDELEGLIKKTLYKKLSSIEIKKAIEHWKGDYARV; this is translated from the coding sequence ATGAAAAAACAATCCTTTAAAAATCACATTCGATATTATACACCTCATCATTTTATTTATTATCCGATTATAATGACATTGCTGGTTTTTAGTGTGTGTTTTATTTTCACATCCCAAGACCAATTGATTTGGAGTTTTATCAGTGCCGTTTTTATTGTTTTGTTTTTTCTTGCTTTTATAATGCGTCAGCATTATGCACTGATTTTACAGAACCGTATTGTGCGTCTGGAACTTCGATACCGCTATTTTTCTCTTACGGGAAAAAGACTGGAGAATTTTGAACATCGGTTAAAAGATGAACAATTGTATGCTCTACGTTTTGCTCCCGATGATGAACTGGAGGGGCTCATCAAAAAAACACTTTATAAAAAACTGTCAAGCATTGAAATAAAAAAAGCGATTGAACACTGGAAGGGAGATTATGCAAGAGTTTAA
- a CDS encoding SRPBCC domain-containing protein codes for MMNSNLQFDFLVDKEKNTITVRREFLGNQQLVWDCYTKKELLDQWFAPKPLSTKTKSMDFSNGGHWHYAMVEPNGTEYWGWTTFLEIKPIDYYTSTDAFSDEDGNINTDLPQAVWLVNFGTKEENTVVETIVTYKSLEDLEAVIQMGMKEGLTSTLERLDELLVTLKLINNEK; via the coding sequence ATGATGAACAGCAATTTGCAATTTGATTTCCTTGTAGACAAGGAAAAGAATACGATTACAGTAAGAAGAGAATTCCTTGGCAATCAGCAATTGGTTTGGGATTGTTATACAAAAAAAGAATTATTAGACCAATGGTTTGCACCAAAACCACTATCGACTAAGACCAAATCAATGGATTTCAGTAATGGCGGTCATTGGCATTATGCAATGGTAGAGCCTAATGGAACTGAATATTGGGGATGGACAACATTTCTGGAAATTAAACCTATTGATTATTACACCTCTACCGATGCTTTTAGTGATGAAGACGGCAACATAAATACCGATTTGCCGCAAGCGGTATGGCTGGTAAATTTTGGAACTAAAGAGGAGAATACTGTAGTAGAAACAATTGTTACTTATAAATCCCTTGAAGATTTGGAAGCAGTCATTCAAATGGGAATGAAAGAAGGATTGACTTCAACATTAGAAAGATTAGATGAATTGTTAGTAACGCTAAAATTAATTAATAATGAAAAATAA
- a CDS encoding efflux RND transporter periplasmic adaptor subunit produces the protein MNSETIIPKSAISKTNLNQIITMKKITLLSLMAVFLISCADKQQAPAAAPAPLLPVMAITTETTTTDTEYPAAIQGTVDVEIRPQVSGNLDRVLVDEGAYVAKGQTLFKINERPYLEQLNNALASLHAAEASYINAQLEVDKLTPLVQNKVVSDYQLKSAKASQKIAAANIEQAKAIAASAKINLGYTNITAPVNGYIGRLPKKQGSLVSATDIDALTTLSDVQEVYAYFSLSETDFIQFKSKYAGNSIGDKIKKLPPVTLILADNSAYPQTGKIDMVDGQFDKTTGAITVRAKFSNPYKTLRSGNTGKIRLGLEHDDAILVPQSATIEMQDKVFVFTVSKENKVTKMPITVIGKSGANYLIKDGVKSGDQIVLSGIDKLQEGQLIQPEKSATKIAQIINKK, from the coding sequence ATGAATTCTGAAACGATTATTCCAAAAAGCGCAATATCCAAGACCAATTTAAATCAAATTATAACCATGAAAAAAATCACACTTTTAAGCTTAATGGCTGTATTTTTAATCAGCTGTGCCGATAAACAGCAGGCACCTGCTGCTGCACCCGCTCCCCTCCTGCCTGTTATGGCAATAACTACCGAAACCACTACTACCGATACCGAATATCCTGCCGCTATACAAGGAACTGTGGATGTGGAAATCCGTCCGCAGGTAAGCGGAAATTTAGACCGCGTTTTGGTTGATGAAGGTGCTTATGTTGCTAAAGGGCAGACTTTATTCAAAATAAACGAACGTCCTTACCTTGAGCAATTAAACAATGCTTTGGCCAGTCTTCATGCGGCCGAAGCGTCTTATATCAACGCACAGCTTGAGGTTGATAAACTTACTCCTTTGGTTCAAAACAAAGTGGTTTCTGATTATCAGTTGAAATCGGCTAAAGCTTCTCAAAAAATTGCTGCTGCCAATATCGAACAGGCCAAAGCAATTGCTGCATCAGCAAAAATCAATTTAGGATATACCAATATTACAGCTCCCGTAAATGGCTACATCGGAAGATTGCCGAAAAAACAAGGAAGCTTGGTTTCTGCAACAGATATTGACGCACTAACAACCCTTTCGGATGTTCAGGAAGTGTATGCTTATTTTTCGCTGAGTGAAACTGACTTCATCCAATTTAAATCAAAATATGCAGGAAACAGCATTGGCGACAAAATAAAAAAACTGCCTCCGGTTACTTTGATATTAGCTGATAACAGCGCTTATCCGCAAACAGGGAAAATCGATATGGTGGATGGACAATTTGACAAAACCACTGGAGCTATTACTGTAAGAGCAAAATTCTCCAATCCATACAAAACTTTGCGTTCGGGAAATACAGGGAAAATCCGTTTAGGATTGGAGCATGATGATGCGATTTTGGTTCCGCAATCGGCTACCATAGAAATGCAGGATAAAGTTTTTGTCTTTACCGTTAGCAAAGAAAACAAGGTTACCAAAATGCCTATCACAGTTATTGGTAAAAGCGGTGCTAACTACCTCATCAAAGACGGCGTAAAATCGGGAGACCAAATCGTATTAAGCGGTATCGACAAACTTCAGGAAGGGCAATTAATTCAGCCTGAAAAATCAGCAACTAAAATTGCTCAAATCATTAACAAAAAATAA
- a CDS encoding efflux RND transporter permease subunit codes for MFKIFIQRPVLATVISILLVILGVLGLTKLPLQQFPDIAPPSVLVTAVYPGANAETVLRSVAPSLEESINGVENMTYMSSTASNDGTLAITVFFKLGTDADQAAVNVQNRVAQATSQLPAEVIQQGVITAKQQNSFIMAIGMFTEDESKYDQTFVANYAQINIIPEIKRIPGVGAASIFGGVKDYSMRVWLNPTQMSTHNVTPNEVMAAIQDKSLEAAPGKFGERSTEVFEYVIKYKGKLTKPEDYQNIAIRSNADGSILRLKDVARVELGAYSYNSLTRLNGKKGIVIGVIQLAGSNSNDIQIAINKLMVKASKDFPAGIKHNIFYSTKVSLDQSIEQVEHTLLEAFILVFIVVFIFLQDFRSTLIPAIAVPVAILGTFFFMQLFGFSINLLTLFALILAIGIVVDDAIVVVEAVHAKMEHKHLSPKIATHEAMHEITGAIISITLVMAAVFLPVGFMEGSTGVFYRQFAFTMAIAIVISAVNALTLSPALAALFLKDNHANGETLYEKKGFKEKFFTGFNNSFESLTNRYVGGLKFLIRNKWVSLGGLALITIATIVMVKTTPSGFIPTEDQGFIAIAVNTPSGTSLDGTQKVMTKAENTLRGLESSRFVTAISGFNLLTNSTSPSSAVVFVLLKPNEERGSIKNIDEIMNQVRGKLGAISEGSFFVFSFPTVPGFSNVEALDLVLQDKTGGKLDKFSGISQTFIGELMKRPEIAVAFTSFKADYPQLQLDINDEKADQLGVKVKDILQTMQAYFGSAQASDFNRFGKYYRVVVQADIADRADPTAIDRVFVKNKNGEMVPINTLVKLSRIYGSETASRYNLFNSISVNAIPKPGFSSGDAIKAIEEVAKQQLPAGYSYEFSGQTREEISSGGQSTTIFLLCLIFIYFLLAAQYESYILPLAVIFSIPAGIFGVFVAIGLTGIENNIYVQVALVMLIGLLAKNAILIVEFAVQKRKSGQPLVKASIDAAKLRLRPIIMTSLAFVVGLIPMMYATGPSAQGNHSISIGAAGGMVSGVILGLLIIPVLFIVFQYLQEKVTGKPVAVTHNYENKNGKLHHNNSGDNNHQPHVHSV; via the coding sequence ATGTTCAAAATATTTATACAAAGACCCGTACTGGCAACCGTTATCTCCATTCTGCTGGTGATATTAGGTGTACTTGGACTTACGAAATTGCCTTTACAACAGTTTCCCGATATTGCGCCTCCATCGGTTTTGGTCACGGCGGTTTATCCGGGAGCCAACGCAGAAACGGTTTTGCGTTCTGTTGCACCATCGCTGGAAGAATCTATAAATGGTGTGGAGAATATGACTTACATGAGCTCCACGGCCAGTAATGACGGAACTTTAGCGATTACAGTTTTCTTTAAATTGGGAACTGATGCCGATCAGGCAGCTGTTAATGTGCAGAACAGAGTGGCTCAGGCAACAAGCCAATTGCCTGCCGAAGTGATACAGCAAGGTGTTATTACTGCCAAACAGCAAAACAGTTTTATCATGGCAATCGGTATGTTTACCGAAGATGAGTCCAAATACGACCAGACGTTTGTTGCCAATTATGCCCAAATTAATATTATTCCAGAAATCAAGCGTATTCCGGGTGTTGGTGCTGCCAGTATTTTTGGAGGTGTAAAAGATTACTCTATGCGCGTTTGGCTGAATCCAACTCAAATGTCCACTCATAATGTGACGCCAAATGAAGTTATGGCAGCGATTCAGGACAAAAGTTTGGAAGCTGCTCCTGGTAAATTTGGAGAAAGAAGTACCGAAGTTTTCGAATATGTAATTAAATACAAAGGAAAACTGACCAAACCTGAAGATTATCAGAATATTGCCATCCGTTCCAATGCTGACGGTTCTATACTTCGATTAAAAGATGTCGCAAGAGTTGAACTTGGCGCCTACTCCTACAACAGTTTAACGCGTTTAAATGGTAAAAAAGGAATCGTAATTGGTGTGATTCAGCTGGCGGGTTCTAATTCGAATGATATTCAGATTGCGATTAACAAATTGATGGTTAAAGCCTCCAAAGATTTTCCTGCTGGAATAAAACACAATATTTTCTACAGCACAAAAGTTTCTCTGGATCAGTCCATTGAACAGGTGGAGCATACTTTGCTTGAAGCTTTTATATTGGTATTTATCGTTGTATTTATCTTTCTTCAGGATTTTAGATCGACTTTAATCCCTGCAATTGCTGTTCCGGTAGCGATTCTAGGAACGTTCTTCTTCATGCAGTTATTCGGATTTTCGATAAACCTTTTAACGCTTTTCGCTTTAATCTTGGCCATTGGTATTGTGGTCGATGATGCCATTGTCGTCGTCGAAGCCGTACATGCCAAAATGGAACATAAACATCTGTCTCCAAAAATAGCAACACACGAGGCGATGCACGAAATTACCGGAGCGATTATTTCGATTACGCTCGTAATGGCTGCGGTATTCCTGCCGGTTGGTTTTATGGAAGGTTCAACAGGGGTTTTCTATCGTCAGTTTGCGTTCACTATGGCAATTGCGATTGTAATTTCAGCTGTAAACGCTTTGACATTGAGTCCTGCCCTAGCCGCTTTGTTTTTGAAAGACAATCACGCTAACGGGGAAACTCTTTATGAGAAAAAAGGATTTAAAGAAAAATTCTTTACCGGATTCAATAATAGTTTTGAATCGTTAACCAACCGTTACGTTGGCGGACTAAAATTCTTAATTCGTAATAAATGGGTTAGTTTAGGTGGATTGGCTTTAATTACAATTGCAACTATTGTAATGGTAAAAACAACTCCTTCAGGATTTATCCCAACAGAAGATCAAGGATTTATTGCCATTGCAGTGAACACTCCTTCGGGAACTTCTCTAGACGGAACTCAAAAAGTAATGACTAAAGCTGAAAATACTTTAAGAGGTTTGGAATCTTCAAGATTTGTGACTGCTATTTCAGGTTTCAACTTATTGACAAATTCTACAAGCCCGTCATCGGCAGTGGTTTTTGTATTGCTTAAACCAAATGAAGAACGCGGCAGCATTAAAAATATTGATGAAATAATGAATCAGGTTCGTGGCAAATTAGGCGCGATTTCTGAAGGCAGTTTCTTTGTATTTAGTTTCCCAACAGTACCCGGTTTTAGTAATGTTGAGGCATTGGATTTAGTATTACAGGATAAAACAGGCGGTAAACTGGATAAGTTCAGCGGAATTTCGCAGACATTCATCGGAGAATTAATGAAACGCCCAGAAATTGCTGTCGCCTTTACCAGTTTCAAAGCTGATTATCCACAATTGCAATTAGACATTAATGACGAGAAAGCTGATCAATTGGGCGTAAAAGTAAAAGACATACTGCAGACTATGCAGGCTTATTTTGGTAGTGCTCAAGCATCCGACTTTAACCGATTTGGGAAATATTACAGAGTGGTTGTCCAGGCAGATATTGCCGACAGAGCAGATCCGACAGCTATTGACCGCGTATTTGTAAAAAACAAAAACGGCGAAATGGTTCCGATAAATACTTTGGTAAAACTAAGCCGTATTTATGGCTCTGAAACCGCTTCAAGATACAATTTGTTCAATTCTATTTCGGTGAATGCGATTCCGAAACCTGGATTTAGTTCTGGAGACGCCATCAAAGCGATCGAGGAAGTTGCAAAACAGCAACTACCTGCAGGTTACAGTTATGAATTCTCAGGACAAACCCGCGAAGAGATTTCTTCAGGAGGACAATCAACTACGATTTTCCTATTGTGTTTGATATTCATTTACTTCCTGCTTGCCGCACAGTACGAGAGTTACATTTTGCCTTTGGCAGTAATCTTCTCCATTCCAGCTGGAATCTTTGGAGTATTTGTAGCCATTGGCTTGACTGGAATCGAAAATAACATTTATGTGCAGGTTGCCTTGGTAATGCTTATCGGACTGCTCGCCAAGAATGCGATTCTGATTGTAGAGTTTGCAGTTCAAAAAAGAAAATCAGGACAGCCATTAGTCAAAGCATCAATAGACGCTGCAAAACTGCGTTTACGACCAATTATCATGACATCACTGGCTTTCGTAGTTGGATTAATTCCAATGATGTACGCCACAGGTCCATCGGCTCAGGGTAACCACTCTATTAGTATTGGTGCCGCCGGAGGAATGGTTTCGGGAGTAATTCTAGGATTGTTAATCATCCCGGTTTTATTCATCGTATTCCAATATTTACAAGAAAAAGTTACTGGAAAACCAGTAGCTGTGACTCATAACTACGAAAATAAAAATGGAAAATTACATCACAACAATTCTGGTGACAATAATCATCAGCCTCACGTACATAGCGTATAA